The Georgenia faecalis genome includes a window with the following:
- a CDS encoding O-acetyl-ADP-ribose deacetylase has protein sequence MKIDAVLGDITRERVDAIVNAANSSLLGGGGVDGAIHRAAGPGLLAECMDLRRTELPDGLPVGEAVPTAGYDLPADWVIHTVGPNAHRGERDPALLAACFTHALGVAVAVGARTVAFPAISAGAYGWDAADVARIAVAAVRGFGDAEAIDAVRFVLFSPGVHRAFETALAA, from the coding sequence ATGAAGATCGACGCGGTCCTCGGGGACATCACCCGCGAACGGGTGGACGCCATCGTCAACGCCGCCAACTCCTCGCTGCTCGGTGGCGGCGGGGTCGACGGCGCCATCCACCGGGCCGCCGGCCCGGGCCTGCTCGCCGAGTGCATGGACCTGCGTCGCACCGAGCTCCCCGACGGGCTTCCCGTGGGCGAGGCCGTGCCGACCGCGGGTTACGACCTGCCCGCCGACTGGGTCATCCACACCGTGGGGCCGAATGCGCACCGCGGGGAGCGCGACCCCGCCCTGCTCGCCGCCTGCTTCACCCACGCGCTCGGCGTCGCCGTCGCCGTCGGCGCGCGCACGGTCGCGTTCCCGGCCATCAGCGCCGGGGCGTACGGGTGGGACGCCGCGGACGTGGCCCGCATCGCCGTCGCGGCGGTGCGGGGGTTCGGGGATGCCGAGGCGATCGACGCCGTGCGCTTCGTGCTCTTCTCGCCCGGCGTGCACCGCGCCTTCGAGACCGCCCTGGCCGCCTAG